In Pirellula sp. SH-Sr6A, the DNA window TCTCCCAAAAAAACGACGTCGAACTGCGCTAGCTCCTCGGGATCCGACGGAAATTCACTGATGTAATCCCGATTCCCTCCCCCCGGCTTCTCAAGCAATGGGTGCAATAACAAACAAGCGACCTCGACTCCAGGATCGCGGGACAACGCATTTCGCAGATAACGATACTCCCAACGCGGGGATGTCTCGATCAACAAGACGCGAAGCTTCTCCTGGCGAATGGAGATGGGGGCTTCGATGCTGTTGTTCTCCCTCAATCGCTCGTCGGGATGCGGCGGGATGGTGACCCGGATTGTGTAATCTCCCGGCTCTTTCGGCGTCCAAGAAACCGAATCGGTAGTTCGTGACATGGGCCTGACCCGAACCTCTTTGGTCTCCTTGTCCCCATTGCTGAACTCAACCGTCACCTGCGCCACGTGATCGCGCGACAACGAGGACTCGATCGTAAATGGAATGCGCAACGCTTTGCCTGCCACACCAAACGTCGGTGCATCCAAACTGATCGCCTCCAGATCTGGCAAACGTGTTTCCGATCCGAGGGGCACGGAAAAAATGGGAATGCCTCTCGAACGAAAACGAGAGGCTAACTCCACAGGCGGTTTGCCCCGATTCCAATCTCCATCCGAAACCAACACGACCGCTTGCACATTCGAATCGCGATCGAGCACCCCTTCCAACGCATTATGGATGTTGGTCCCACCGCTCGAACTCGCTTCCGTCCCCGCCGCATCCCCTGTAGCGATCGACGGAAATCCCTCCGCGGCGACCTGGAAACGATTGGAAACCCTAGACCAAAACTCCGGATTCTCCAAACCCTTCGCCACTTTGGAGCGACTTTGAAGCTCTCCGCCCGTCGCATCCGCGCTCAAGACGTCTTGGGTTTCCATACTTCGGGAACGGTCGACCAACACAACCAAGTTCGGCCTTTCTGTAGGACGGTACTCTGTCGTCCACTCGGGCTGCTGTAGCAAGAAGACCAATCCGCCAATCGCGGCCAGCCGAACCCCTTCCAGTACTAAAACAGCCTGCCGAAATTGACTTCTCTTCCAGTTCCAATACCCAAGCCCAAACGCCATTGCGAGGGCAAGAAACGAGACCGCGATCATGGCGGTGCTGCTGGAAACGGAGAGGTAGGAGGTAGGGGTGGGATCCATCAACAACAGTGTACTCGGAATGGCACCCATTGGAAAAAGGGGGTTCCGTATGCGAACGGAAATTGATCGAAACCCAGCCAGGACGCCTTTGGGTCGATATACTCACCCTTCTTACGCCCCTGCTCTACGTCCCTGTTCCATTCCCTTCAGACCGGAGATTCCCCAATTATGGGCTTCAGCCTCGGACTTGTTCTCGCCCTCGCAGCGGTCGTGATCTGCGTCTTTGTCGTGATCTTAGCAGCTACCCGGAAATCTTAAATCCGGTCGCTTCGACAGTAAAAAAGTTCAACTCGGCGTCGAATGTACCGACCCCCTGAACGATCACGTGCTGCCCTTTTTTCAGTCCGAACAATTGGTCAGCGGGACGCGCAAATGGCTTCCCTTCCTTCGACACCAATCGGACCACGACAGTAGGAGCTTTCGCCTCTCTCGCTCGACAAAAAGGGCAGCTGTCTGCATCGTGCTTCTCGTCACCCGCATGCTCGCCATCCGGGATCTCCGATACCAAGAACTCCGAGACATTCGGGTCGAATGTGTCTCCTTTGCCCGACCCGACCTTCGCTTTCATAACCAGAGGCTGCCCCTGAGACGGCGATCGGACCGATTGGTCGATCGCCTGCTCAATGCTAACGGCGGAGGCGGACAAGTCTTCTTGGAGCAGGATCGTCTTGGCTTTCTCGACGAGCGGATCCGCCTTAGGACCGCATCCCGCGAAAAGAATAGCTCCCAAAAATGGAAGATAAACCAGTTTCCTGACCATGCTCATTTCCTATCGATCTGGTTCGCTCTACGAAGCTACCTGACTATAGGTCCCATAGGTCCTATAGATCTCATGAGTCCTATGAGTCCTACTGGTTGATTTTGGGGAGCGATTCGCTCAAGCCCTTCAACTCTGCAAGCCCCCCTTCCAGGGATTCCTTGACATCGTCGAACTTCACTTCCTTCGAGTCATGCAACGTTTCGTCAATCTTGCTCATGACTTCAAACAAGGTCTTGGAAGCTTTCTCCAAGGTCTCCACTTTGGCAGCATCCATCGAGGCTGCCTTTGCAAGACCCGGGAGATCGTTCAAGTAATGTCCGATGTCGTGCAACTCGTCGTGCGCCGAATCGATTTCCCCTTTTTCCGCCGCGTCGCGAATCTTTTGGGCCGCTGCGACGGTCTTGTCAAAAACATTCTTAAGGGCCACAGCAGGTGGCTCGTTTGTTTTCACTTTGTCGCCCGCGTGATCGTGCCCCTCTTCGCCGTGCCCGTGATCATGCTCGGCACTTTCGCCGCCCGTTTTCGAAGCAGGTTTGGCATCGCATCCCACGAATCCGGACAACACGCCAGCCAATGCGATCGTCGACGCCATCAATCCAAAAAATCTCATACCTGCAATCCTGATAGTTCGATGTTTCTTAATTCCATGCCGGGCACGCCGAGCCACTCGAGGCCTCTAATATATCAAAATGGGTCCATGCTGCGCCTGCAAATCGCGATGCGCCGCGCCGGCCAATGCAATGGGATAGAATGCCCGCCCCGGCCTCACTAGCCTCGCCGACCTCCTGCACACCCAGTCGTGACCTGCTCGTATTCGCAACCGTCGCTAGCAGGGTTCAGTGGATTGGATATTTTCCGGGATCTGGATCGCATCTTCGGCCAGCAAATCGCCGACCTCGCCATGGATGGGGTAGAACCACCCCTTGCTAGCATTGACTAGACCTTGCGGCGGAATGGCGGAAAGAGTACCACCCACTTTCGTCTTGATGCGCCCCGATTCCGCCAGCAGCTGAAGCTCTGCAACCAGGGATGGATCAGCGGCCAGGAGCGGTTCGCTCGTGATGGGGCATCGAAGCAGTGGAAGGAGCCATGGGGTAATCATGCAAAACCTATCTAGGATTCGTATCGAAAACGGAGCGGCCCTCGGTCGCTCGTTCCCTATCGGCGCGATCTGCTGCGCGGCTTGGGCTGCCTTCGCGTTTTCTCCGCTATTGGCCCAAAACGCTCCACCTACAAACGGCCCAAACGGGGCCGCGGTCGGTCCAAGCGCCACGGGAGCGGATGGATTTGCTAGACCACAGCTGAGCTCGACCTTTACCGATTCGCGTACAGGTCAACTTTATGGCCGGTACATCATCTACGAAACCGTACCTGTTGTCACCTACCAACAACAAGAGGTCTCCGAACAACAATGGGTTCCCGAATGGGTCACCGAAGAAAAACTTCTCGGGCAAACGAACTACATCCCCATCGTCACCTACCAGCTCCAACTGCGATCGGAACCGACCCTCAATCCGTTTGCACCCCCTCGTCAATCCTGGCAATACGTCCCCGTTGTTCAATACCAACCGAACTTCACCCAAGTCAAACAGCCAGTGACGTACCAAAAGTACGTACAAAAGGAGGTGAAGAAATCGATCCCAGTCCTCGTTTCCCAATCCCAACCGCGCGCGAAGTTCGTCGACATGCCGATGCAAAACGCCGGTGCCGGCGCAGCACAAGTCGCTGGGGGTGGTTCGGTGCAACCTCCTGTTCCGACCAGACCGTTGGACACCCCGACTTATCCGTCTTCAGCCATCGTCATGACGCCACCCCCGGTTTACTACCCCAACACGGGAGGAGCTCCCAATAGCTCCCCGGCTAGCAATCTCGCCGCTTATCCTGCCTACAACCCCCAGTACAGCGGTTGGAACGCGACCAACCCCTGGCTCCTTGCTCGCCAGCAGTCGGCATCGAACATCGCACGGAACGTGAACAATCCGACCGCCAACGGTGGCTTGCCGCCAGGCAGCTATGGCACTTTGACTGCCGGTACAAATCCTCCTGCAACCGGAACCCCCGGAAATATGCCGGCGAACTATGGGCCGATGCTCGCAGCGCGACCGAATTTCCAATGGCCGCAACTCATGGGACGCACCGGTTCTCTCTTTCCAGGCGGATTGTTCAAATCGAATGCATCGACGCCAGGTTTCGGAACAAGTGGATTCGGAGCAAGTGGTTTCGGAATGGGGGGATACGGCACCGCGAACTCCGGTGCGACGTACGTTGCTTCCAATCCCAGTCCCATCGAAGGCGGCGCCTTGCTCCCCGTTGCCAATGCCACCGGATACCCCTTTACTTCCGCAGGGAACAACAGCGTTCGATTCATTCCCCGAACGGATGCCTACCCACTCGGAACCCCCAACAGCAGCTGGTCGATGGTTCCCGTCAACAACTACCGCGATCCAACCCAATCCGGAATCCCCGCATCCGTTCTCCGCTGATCCCCCTGCCCGAAGCACGCGCTCCGTCCTCCGCACCAACACCCGACAAAGAAACGACAGCGGAAACGCTCAACGCTTCACAGCGTGATGTTGCTACTCGTCGCTGCCTGTTTCCGAAGGTTCGAAACGGTCGTAGTCGAGAAGATTCACGACCGCTTGCCGGACATCTTGCTGTCGCATCAGCGATTCGCCGACCAACATGGCGTCGATCGATGCGTCTGCGAGCTTCTTCACATCCGCAGCCGTAAAGATCCCGCTCTCGGCCACGACGCTGATCTGGTTGGGCATCTCTCGCTTCAAGCGAATCACATGCTCCAAGTCGACCGCAAAGGTGTGCAAGTCCCGGTTGTTCACCCCCACCAAAAGGGTCCCCGTATCCAATACACGCTGCAAATGCTCCGGTGCATAGAGCTCGATCAGCGGGGTCATCCCCAACTGCCTGATGAGCGCATAAAATTCCTGCAACTGCGAACCATCCAAACACTCGGCAATCAACAGGACCGCATCGGCTCCCGCGACGCGCGCTTCATAAATCTGATATTCGTCAAGGATAAAATCCTTGCGAAGGACCGGGATGGAAACCGCCTCCCGAATCATGGTCAGATAGTCCAATCGACCTTGGAAGAACGGTTCATCGGTGAGCACGCTAATGGCTGCCGCCCCACCTGCTTCGTAATCCGTCGCAATCTGAACGGGCTCGAAGGCTGGTCGAATCATCCCTTTCGATGGACTCGCTTTCTTCACCTCGGCAATCAATCGCACTCGATCATGACCACGCAGTGCACCTAAGAAATCGCGAGGGGCGGGAGCATGCAGTGCCGCATCCCGCAGCGAAGGCAGGTCCCGCTGCTTTTTGGCATACGCGATCTCTTCCAACTTCTTCGCAACGATCCGGTCCAAGACAGTGGCCATGTGCGGTTCCTTGATCTGCTACGGCTACGTGCTAGGCGATGTCCGAATCGAATACGCGAACTTGCTTCCAGTTCGGCTTCTGCTCTGCGATGAACTGCAGGTGTCGCTCCGCGACTTGGTACTGGTCATGGGCTTCCCGCGACGCAAAGACAACGTTGAGCGCCACTTGGTAACCGTGGTCGTTGACCGGGCGTGCCAAGTCATTATTGAGTGTCCCGACGGAGAAGTAAACGACACCGGGATGGTCATCCAAATACTTCTTGCAGGCATCGACCAATTGCTGAACGTTCGCATCGGTTGGATCGTTCAACGTGAAGTAAACCATGTGCGCTAGCTGCATCTTATTTCCAATCAGTAGGTAAGAATCTCGTTTCCACATTTCGCCGAGGGAACGCTACCCCCCGGTGGCTCGCATTCTGTTTGGGACTCCCAAAACACTCCCCAACGAATGCACAATCAAAGTCGTTACACCAAGGAACTCTCGAAGGTCTTTTGGAGGCATGCCAGCCCCTTTTCGCCATCCTTGCCCGCGATGACGACGTTGACTCGCAATTCGCTGGTGTTGATCATCAACACGTTGATGTTGGCATCGGCCAATGCTTTGAACATGGCGATCGCGACACTGGTGTGGCTTCTCAGTCCGATACCGCTGACGGAAAGCTTAGCGATATCCTTCGACCCGCCGATCTTGCGGAACTTGTAATCCATCGCCTTGAGGACTTGCAGACAATGGTCCATCTGCTCCTCGGGGACGGTGAAGCTAATGCTCGTCTCCCCTTGGAATCCATCGCAACTTTGAACGATCATGTCGACGAAGACTCCCGCCTTGGCGACTTCCTTGAAGACCGTCTCCGCCAATCCTGGGGTGTCGGGAACACCTAACAAAGTAACGCGAGCTTGATCCCCCACCAACGAGATGTCGAGCAAGGTAAGCTGCTCCATATTGGAATTGCGCAGCCGCTCCACGATCTCGCTCGCGCTCAATTCGCTCTGCTGCTTCTGGCCCATCTCCCAAACCTTGGCATCATCTGGCTTGCTGTGCAACGAAAAGGCGGAGTGGACGGCGCGCAACGCGGCTTGCGCTTCGGCTCGCTTGACGAGAACACTGATCTTGATCTCGCTGGTGGTGATCATCTGGATGTTGATGCCCGCCTCCGCGAGCGCTTCGAACATTCTTTGAGCCACGCCGGTCTGCTTCGACATCCCAATTCCAACAACCGATATCTTCGCAACCGAATCGTCATGGGTCACGCCGCTGGCCCCCACCAATTTGGCGGCTTCGTTGACAGCTCGGAGGGCTTCCTTTAGTTCATCATTGGGGACGGTGAAGGAAATGTCGGCCAGCGATTCTTGCCCGATGTTCTGGACAATCATATCGACGGTGATCTTGCGGTCCGCTAACCGTTTGAAAATCTCGAAGCTGGTGCCGGGCTGGTCAGGAACTCCTTGGATAGTGATCCGCGCTTCGTCCTTGGTCAACGCAGCACCGCACACGGGAACGCTGCTCGACTCGGGCTCCGCGACGATCATCGAACCCGGTGCATCGGAGAAACTGCTTCGAACCCGGATAGGGACATTGAACTTCTTGGCGAACTCGATGGAACGGTTGTGCATGACCCCCGCCCCCAGACTCGCGAGCTCAAGCATCTCGTCGTAGCTGATCTGCCCCATCTGCCTCGCTTCGGGAAGCAATCGCGGGTCGGTCGTGTAAACGCCATCGACGTCGGTGTAAATCTCGCAAGCGTCTGCTTTCAAGACGGCTGCCAACGAAACGGCTGTCGTATCGCTCCCCCCCCGCCCAAGTGTCGTGATGTTGTAGTCGTCGTCGATCCCCTGAAAGCCGGCCGCAATGACGATGTTGCCATCGTCGAGCAATTTCCGAATCCGATCGGTCGAAATGGTCTTGATGCGAGCTTTGGTGAAGGAGTTATCCGTTCGGATCCCCATTTGCGCTCCCGTGAGCGAGACGGCTTTGTGCCCAAATCGCTGCACAGCCATCGCCACCAGCGCCACGCTGACTTGCTCCCCCGTGCTCAAAAGCATATCCATCTCGCGCGCCGAGGGCTCCTCGTTGACTTCCTTAGCCAGATCGATGAGATGATCGGTGTTGTGCCCCATCGCGCTGACAACCACGACCACTTGGTTTCCCTCCTGCTGGGCACGGATCGCTTTCCGAGCCGCCGCCAGGATTTTCTCGGGAGTTGCTACGCTGGTTCCACCAAACTTCTGAACAATGAGTGGCATGGTTGTAGGGAGAGATACTCTTCGCGTCATCGAGACAGGCTGCCGGTACTTTCAGCTCATTCACGGGAGCAAATGAAGCTAAACTAATGCGATCGGAACATCGAACGCCGCATACCTAAAGGAGCAGTGGCTAGAGTTTTATCGGAAAGGGGCATTCCGTCCAGTCGAGGCAGCGGGGGGAAGAGGCTCGACGGGGCGATTTTACGGGTTCGAAGCCGGTTTCTCGGGCAATCGGGCTTCCTGCCCCCCTGTGATTACTTGCCCCCCGGTGATCAACCGTGCGGTTCGATTCCGGGTGACGTAATTCCAAAACCACTGGAACAGGACGAGTACCCGATTCTCGAAACGGGCCAAGTAAAGGATGTGGATAAAGAGCCAAGCCAGCCACGCTAGTTTTCCGGTCAACCGCAACTTTCCCGACTCGACAATCGCATGGGAACGACCGATGGTGGCCATGTTCCCTTTGTCCCAATATCGAAAGGGACCCGTCGGGCGACCTTGGATCATGGCCGCGATCCGCTTCCCCACATAGACTCCTTGCTGGATCGCCACCGGTGCAACTCCGGGTAACGATTTACCATCGGCAGTGGTGAAGTTGGCGAGATCTCCAACCACGAAAATGTTGGGCGATCCGGCCAACGAGCAGTCGGGCTGAACCGCGACGCGCCCCCCTCGATCGACCATATCGGGAACTCCGCATCGTTCGGCCAGCGTTCGTCCCAGCGGAGACGCCTTCACCCCCGCAGCCCAGATCACGGTCTCCGTGGGGATCGGACGCGATACCCCTTGCTCGAGTACGACAACATGATCGGGCAAAATCTCGGCGAGCCGGGTTTCGTTCAATACTTCCACCCCTAACTCTCGAAGATCCTTGCCTGCCCGTTTGGCCAGTTTCTCGTGATAACGATCCAGAACAAGTTTGCTGCTCTCCACCAGAATCACGCGTGCCTTCGTGGGGTCGATGGAACGGAAGTCGTATCGCATGGTCTGTTTGGACAATTCCGCGATCGAGCCAGCCATCTCCACGCCCGTCGGTCCTCCCCCGACGATGACGAAGGTGAGCAGTCGCGCGATCTCCTCGGAATCTGAGCTTTTCTCGGCCCTCTCAAATGCCGACAATACCTTTCGCCGGATCACCGTGGCGTCTTCGATGGTCTTCAATCCAGGAGCGACGGACTCCCAATCGGCATCCCGGCCGAAATAGTGGTGGGTCGAGCCGGTGCCCAAGACCAAATAGTCGTACGGGAGCGACGTGCCATCCTCGAGATGCACAAGTTGCTTCGCAGCATCGAAATCGACGACGGTCCCCATCCAAACGCGAACATTCTTCTGCCGACGAAAAATGCTTCGCAGGGGAGCCGCGATATTGGCCGGCGACAGTCCCCCGGTCGCCACCTGATAGAGGAGTGGCTGAAACAAATGGAAATTGCGCCGATCGATCAACTGGATACCAAGCTTCGCACGCTTCAATTGCTTGGCACACATCATCCCAGCGAACCCGCCTCCGATGATCACGACTTGAGGAAGTCGGTCGTCATTGGGTTTCGGTCGATCCAACTCTGGGTGGGCTGTGCTCTGCATCCTGGCTGTCCAATTCCCCGCGAAGGTTTACGAGTGCAATCAATCTGTATCGGAAGGATTAGGAACTAGCACCGTATCGTCGTGTTCATAACCGGGCGCACAGCAACACAATAACTTCAATTCCAGCTCCTGATCATTTTCAATCCAATGTATCGTACCGGGCGGAATAGGGACGGCGTCCCCCGTTCGAACTCGGAAAACATCCTCTCCCAAATGCATGACACCTTCACCCTGAACCAAAAAATAAATCTCTTCGGTCTTGGGATGGTAGTGAGCATCGGTGGCCGTTCCGGGTGGAATTGTCGCCTCTGCCAAACTCTGCTGCCGAATCGAGGAGTTTCGATGCGCCAAGATCTCACGGATGATAGACCCGTCCTTGGTGACAAAAGGTTCGCAGTTGGCCAACGATACACAGCGAGGGTTCATAGAATCGATTCGATGGGAGTGGGGCATTTCGGAGAAGTCGACCTCGGATTATACTGCACCCACAGCGGATCGAACGGTCCGAACCCCTACTCGCATTGAACCATGTTCCCAACGATAGCTTCCACGATCAGCATTACGATTCCCGAGCCCACTTAGGCTTCGGGGTGTGAGATCCATTGGAACTTTCAGCACATCTACCAACCCCTGAGGCCGCCCGGCATCAGGGGTTTTTTGTTTCCGAATCCTTTCCTTTTCGTTCACCATGACCAAACGCGCTGTTCACATCTACGACACAACCCTTCGCGATGGCACCCAAGGGGAGGGAGTGAGCCTTTCCCTCCAAGACAAACTCAACATCGCCGAACGGCTTGCGGAATTTGGGATCGACATGATCGAAGGGGGCTACCCCCTCTCCAACGAGAAGGACGCGATGTTCTTTCGCAAGGTCAAACAGCTGAAACTTGGAAATAGCCTGGTCTCCGCCTTCGGCATGACCCGCCGTCGCGGATTGGCCGCGGCGGACGACCCCGGTATGAAGGCGCTCGTTGCCGCCGAAACACCCGTCATCACCGTGGTCGGCAAGTCGTGGGACTTTCACGCCACCGAAGTGCTGGGGGTCTCCCTTCAAGAGAACGTGGACATGATCGCCGAAAGCGTCGAATTCCTCGGCCGCCACGCGCAAGTCGTCTACGATGCGGAACATTTTTTCGACGGCTACAAAGCCAACCGCGAATACGCTCTCCAAGCGGTCTCGGCGGCAGCCAAAGCGGGCGCCCAATGGATCGTCTTCTGCGATACCAATGGTGGCACCCTTCCCGAGGAAATCGCAGCAATCGTCTCCGATGCGAAATCGATCCTCGCCCCTCTCGGCGTTCGCATGGGGATCCATTGTCACAACGATGGCGACCTAGCGACCGCGAATTCCTTGGCAGCCATCGATGCTGGGTGCGATCAAGTCCAAGGGACCATCAATGGCATCGGCGAACGTTGCGGAAATGCCG includes these proteins:
- the trpC gene encoding indole-3-glycerol phosphate synthase TrpC yields the protein MATVLDRIVAKKLEEIAYAKKQRDLPSLRDAALHAPAPRDFLGALRGHDRVRLIAEVKKASPSKGMIRPAFEPVQIATDYEAGGAAAISVLTDEPFFQGRLDYLTMIREAVSIPVLRKDFILDEYQIYEARVAGADAVLLIAECLDGSQLQEFYALIRQLGMTPLIELYAPEHLQRVLDTGTLLVGVNNRDLHTFAVDLEHVIRLKREMPNQISVVAESGIFTAADVKKLADASIDAMLVGESLMRQQDVRQAVVNLLDYDRFEPSETGSDE
- a CDS encoding Dabb family protein, which codes for MQLAHMVYFTLNDPTDANVQQLVDACKKYLDDHPGVVYFSVGTLNNDLARPVNDHGYQVALNVVFASREAHDQYQVAERHLQFIAEQKPNWKQVRVFDSDIA
- a CDS encoding aspartate kinase; amino-acid sequence: MPLIVQKFGGTSVATPEKILAAARKAIRAQQEGNQVVVVVSAMGHNTDHLIDLAKEVNEEPSAREMDMLLSTGEQVSVALVAMAVQRFGHKAVSLTGAQMGIRTDNSFTKARIKTISTDRIRKLLDDGNIVIAAGFQGIDDDYNITTLGRGGSDTTAVSLAAVLKADACEIYTDVDGVYTTDPRLLPEARQMGQISYDEMLELASLGAGVMHNRSIEFAKKFNVPIRVRSSFSDAPGSMIVAEPESSSVPVCGAALTKDEARITIQGVPDQPGTSFEIFKRLADRKITVDMIVQNIGQESLADISFTVPNDELKEALRAVNEAAKLVGASGVTHDDSVAKISVVGIGMSKQTGVAQRMFEALAEAGINIQMITTSEIKISVLVKRAEAQAALRAVHSAFSLHSKPDDAKVWEMGQKQQSELSASEIVERLRNSNMEQLTLLDISLVGDQARVTLLGVPDTPGLAETVFKEVAKAGVFVDMIVQSCDGFQGETSISFTVPEEQMDHCLQVLKAMDYKFRKIGGSKDIAKLSVSGIGLRSHTSVAIAMFKALADANINVLMINTSELRVNVVIAGKDGEKGLACLQKTFESSLV
- a CDS encoding NAD(P)/FAD-dependent oxidoreductase; translation: MQSTAHPELDRPKPNDDRLPQVVIIGGGFAGMMCAKQLKRAKLGIQLIDRRNFHLFQPLLYQVATGGLSPANIAAPLRSIFRRQKNVRVWMGTVVDFDAAKQLVHLEDGTSLPYDYLVLGTGSTHHYFGRDADWESVAPGLKTIEDATVIRRKVLSAFERAEKSSDSEEIARLLTFVIVGGGPTGVEMAGSIAELSKQTMRYDFRSIDPTKARVILVESSKLVLDRYHEKLAKRAGKDLRELGVEVLNETRLAEILPDHVVVLEQGVSRPIPTETVIWAAGVKASPLGRTLAERCGVPDMVDRGGRVAVQPDCSLAGSPNIFVVGDLANFTTADGKSLPGVAPVAIQQGVYVGKRIAAMIQGRPTGPFRYWDKGNMATIGRSHAIVESGKLRLTGKLAWLAWLFIHILYLARFENRVLVLFQWFWNYVTRNRTARLITGGQVITGGQEARLPEKPASNP
- a CDS encoding cupin domain-containing protein, with the translated sequence MNPRCVSLANCEPFVTKDGSIIREILAHRNSSIRQQSLAEATIPPGTATDAHYHPKTEEIYFLVQGEGVMHLGEDVFRVRTGDAVPIPPGTIHWIENDQELELKLLCCCAPGYEHDDTVLVPNPSDTD